One segment of Gadus chalcogrammus isolate NIFS_2021 chromosome 8, NIFS_Gcha_1.0, whole genome shotgun sequence DNA contains the following:
- the zgc:66427 gene encoding E3 ubiquitin-protein ligase ZNRF1, giving the protein MGTRASRLQEDPVVPPAFGKDGPRRESYRRPRCPRPTSLVVEFSGSFEDTETNQSRSEEGSDSDMGPQASADGSPEDNHSLPSSISPASPADDTSDGRPGDEGNLSPQAADNAEHQPGEETGRMAHRTFSERLPGNRHSSARSVTTRSARVRGIHQRPMSEAWIGLYRVNSRHGNIRCPFCTKPFPGGRIEDHLLSCLTSPPLPYNTDVLSKDSGECSICLEELAQGETIARLACLCVYHKSCIDSWSKVKPCCPEHPFD; this is encoded by the exons ATGGGGACGAGAGCCAGTCGTCTACAAGAAGACCCGGTGGTTCCCCCTGCTTTCGGTAAAGATGGACCCAGGCGGGAGTCCTACCGGAGACCCCGCTGTCCCAGGCCCACAAGTCTGGTGGTGGAGTTCTCGGGGAGTTTTGAAGACACGGAGACCAATCAGAGCCGCTCGGAGGAAGGCAGTGATTCGGACATGGGACCGCAGGCAAGCGCTGACGGAAGCCCCGAAGATAACCACAGCCTTCCCTCTAGCATCAGCCCAGCCTCGCCGGCGGATGACACCAGCGATGGGAGGCCGGGAGATGAGGGAAACCTAAGCCCACAGGCCGCTGATAATGCGGAACATCAACCCGGGGAGGAGACAGGCCGCATGGCTCACCGCACTTTTTCAGAGCGTCTCCCCGGGAATCGCCACTCTTCTGCGCGCAGTGTCACCACCAGATCCGCTCGGGTTCGGGGCATACACCAGCGCCCGATGTCTGAGGCATGGATCGGCCTTTACCGAGTCAACAGCCGTCATGGCA ACATTCGCTGTCCATTTTGCACCAAGCCTTTCCCCGGAGGGAGGATCGAGGATCACCTGTTGAGTTGCCTTACATCACCCCCGCTGCCGTACAACA cgGACGTGCTCAGTAAAGACAGTGGCGAGTGCTCCATCTGCCTGGAGGAGCTGGCCCAGGGCGAGACTATAGCCAGGCTGGCCTGCCTTTGCGTCTACCACAAGAG CTGTATTGATTCCTGGTCCAAGGTGAAGCCTTGCTGCCCCGAACATCCCTTTGATTGA